Proteins from a genomic interval of Zingiber officinale cultivar Zhangliang chromosome 1B, Zo_v1.1, whole genome shotgun sequence:
- the LOC122046284 gene encoding disease resistance protein RGA2-like — MIGFALTALGWLAESFMVALAGKAVDRAVQQFGEQHGVEDDLKKLKDSLANAMLQISTIENLWLKDEVLQQRLKELLIDLKDAAYDADDLFDEFQYRILKQQIEQQGDEAGNRASSSSYSTPPPGKKIKTSLSSYASGLFGKGDDDDNNNNDVQRMREIKGRLDDNSVALEKIYSSLGTEDDRGKKQLVSSESRQTSSFSIEPQLFGRDKELQQLKDLLLKSEVASKFGQSGVSVLSIDGIGGIGKTTLAQEVFNDSSVEEYFKLRIWVCVSENFSTERLTREITEYTTKEKCNVPNFAALQVVLKEKITQERFLLVLDDVWNEERHKWESLCAPLRFGKPGSKILVTTRSRSIAGMVGDVDPIHLDRMDEKSFWEFFKKCAFGFSNSGVHDPHLEAMAKKMTCKLKGLPLAAKTLGGLLSKKLDEQHWKSILDSEIWQLPQEENGIMPALQLSYQYLPPHLKQCFAFCSLFPKDYKFSESELIGIWIAEGFIVHQGSIRMEELGSNYFHELVNRSFFQKSTTRLRKQGSRSNYFHELVYRRSFFQKLGTKTDRRGRFFIESSTDGKFVMHDLIHDLAELISMSESYRVEKGKSHAIPSTIRHLSLHKEEKGTQTRCLTEFSHYNKLRTLNLSFGYTRESFIFDCGVLEKFKKIRVLDLSHCALRELPDNIGMLIHLRYLDLSWNQKIRRLPESLCNLYNLQTLILRECINLESLPHGMMKLINLRKLDAMEHVVDKFIHNITEIGKLTSLQNLSTFKVLKDNGHKLAELNGLKRLRGKLCITNLENVENKDEASIASLNSKEHLNRLELQWTSLQESDSDDKLHISEQVLEGLQPHHNLQWLTIRGYNGARPPNWLHEQVYSRLEALQLQNCKNWNDLLVIGQLSQLKHLSLVRIPVQIQNLHNLFNPKHCKFFSQLEELVLEGITMLEDLPNLGQLPSLKSLDIRSLTGVKMIGDKFFAAIEGGSCFPKLHTLRFNNMSAWEEFYCSDDRNLFPCLDLLNISNCQKLLMLPRLPPSITCLQLNDVGLEDCPRFWKAIDEGSSITNSASVTELSIQECPNLKILEEGLLAHHLQQIYIHKCEQLSSVPVKRLKELTSLWSLSITECPKLTSMTQDECIDFQLPPLITELCLSDCGNISISLPGCLHNLSSLTVLIIGKCSDLVSLPIQPLFNLNRLIIENCNELRSVGGLLIKSLMDLEITGCPMLQLSQREAQTEKLLLRKLVIDDTAFMQQSPIKNSLSSVEILSISSSCEAVMFEGEDQESLQSLTSLYQLSFSDCKNLQFLPTKLYTLTSLQVLRILNCPQIQSLPEKGLPPALINLVFRDCHLALEQQLLVHLEEIKKSGRCRGITYG, encoded by the coding sequence ATGATTGGGTTCGCGCTGACAGCCTTGGGATGGCTCGCGGAGAGCTTCATGGTTGCCTTGGCCGGAAAGGCCGTCGATCGCGCTGTTCAACAGTTTGGTGAGCAGCATGGAGTTGAAGATGACCTCAAGAAGCTGAAGGATTCTCTCGCCAACGCCATGTTGCAAATCAGCACCATCGAGAACTTGTGGCTAAAAGATGAGGTCCTGCAGCAGAGATTGAAGGAGTTGCTGATAGACCTCAAGGATGCTGCCTACGATGCTGATGACTTATTTGATGAATTCCAATACAGAATTCTGAAACAGCAGATCGAGCAACAAGGAGATGAGGCTGGTAACCGAGCATCATCTTCCTCCTACTCCACTCCCCCTCCAGGCAAAAAGATAAAAACTTCATTATCTAGTTACGCCAGTGGCCTTTTCGGAAAAGGGgatgatgatgataataataataatgatgtgCAGAGAATGAGGGAAATAAAGGGTAGGCTAGATGACAACTCAGTTGCTCTTGAGAAAATTTACAGTTCGCTAGGCACAGAAGATGATAGAGGAAAGAAACAATTGGTGTCCTCGGAGAGCCGGCAAACGAGCTCCTTTTCGATCGAACCTCAATTGTTTGGCAGAGATAAAGAGCTGCAACAACTCAAGGATTTGCTGTTGAAATCAGAAGTTGCATCTAAATTTGGCCAAAGTGGAGTCTCTGTTTTGTCTATTGACGGTATTGGAGGGATTGGGAAAACCACTCTGGCTCAGGAGGTCTTCAATGACAGTAGCGTGGAAGAATACTTTAAGCTCAGAATTTGGGTCTGTGTTTCTGAAAATTTCAGCACAGAGAGATTGACCAGAGAGATTACAGAGTATACAACCAAGGAGAAGTGTAATGTCCCGAACTTTGCTGCTCTTCAAGTGGTTCTCAAGGAGAAGATCACTCAAGAGAGATTTCTTCTGGTATTGGACGATGTGTGGAACGAGGAAAGGCACAAATGGGAGAGCCTTTGTGCACCATTGAGGTTTGGAAAACCTGGTAGCAAGATATTAGTAACAACTCGCTCTAGGAGTATTGCTGGCATGGTTGGTGATGTGGATCCGATTCATCTGGATCGTATGGATGAGAAGAGCTTCTGGGAATTTTTCAAGAAATGTGCATTTGGTTTTTCAAATAGTGGAGTTCATGATCCTCATTTGGAAGCCATGGCGAAGAAGATGACTTGCAAGTTAAAGGGTTTGCCGCTTGCAGCAAAGACTCTAGGAGGATTGTTGAGCAAGAAGTTGGATGAGCAACACTGGAAAAGCATTTTAGATAGTGAAATATGGCAACTTCCCCAAGAAGAAAATGGGATTATGCCAGCACTACAACTGAGCTATCAATATCTTCCTCCTCATCTTAAGCAATGCTTTGCATTTTGCTCCTTGTTTCCTAAAGATTATAAGTTTTCTGAATCTGAGTTGATCGGTATTTGGATAGCAGAAGGATTCATAGTGCACCAAGGAAGTATCAGAATGGAGGAGCTAGGAAGCAACTACTTTCATGAGTTAGTTAACAGGTCTTTCTTTCAAAAGTCAACAACCAGATTGAGGAAGCAAGGAAGCCGAAGCAACTACTTTCATGAGTTAGTTTACAGGCGGTCTTTCTTTCAAAAGTTAGGAACAAAAACTGATCGTAGGGGTCGGTTTTTCATTGAAAGTTCAACCGATGGAAAATTTGTAATGCATGACCTCATACATGATCTTGCAGAACTCATATCTATGAGTGAGTCTTACCGGGTTGAGAAAGGCAAGTCTCATGCAATTCCTAGCACTATTCGTCATCTTTCATTGCACAAAGAGGAAAAAGGTACGCAGACAAGATGTTTAACAGAATTCTCTCACTACAATAAATTACGAACGCTAAATTTGTCATTTGGATACACTCGTGAGAGTTTTATTTTTGATTGTGGTGTTTtggaaaaatttaaaaagattCGTGTTCTTGACTTGAGTCATTGTGCTCTCAGAGAGTTGCCTGATAATATTGGTATGTTGATACATCTCCGCTATCTTGATTTATCTTGGAATCAAAAAATTAGAAGGTTGCCCGAGTCATTATGCAACTTGTACAATCTACAAACATTGATATTGCGGGAATGTATTAACTTAGAAAGCCTCCCACATGGCATGATGAAGTTGATCAACTTGAGAAAACTTGATGCGATGGAACATGTAGTAGATAAGTTTATTCACAATATAACAGAGATTGGGAAGCTTACTTCTCTTCAGAATTTGTCTACTTTCAAAGTGCTAAAGGATAATGGACACAAACTTGCTGAATTAAACGGGTTGAAACGGCTCCGGGGAAAACTTTGTATAACTAATCTTGAGAATGTGGAGAACAAAGACGAAGCAAGTATTGCTAGTTTGAACAGTAAAGAACACCTCAATAGGTTGGAGCTACAATGGACATCTCTGCAAGAATCCGATTCAGACGATAAGTTGCACATCTCAGAGCAGGTGCTTGAAGGTCTCCAGCCGCATCACAACCTACAATGGTTGACAATCAGAGGATACAATGGTGCTAGACCTCCCAATTGGCTACACGAACAAGTATATTCTAGATTGGAAGCTCTCCAACTTCAAAATTGTAAAAACTGGAACGATCTATTAGTTATTGGGCAATTATCACAGTTAAAGCACCTCTCCCTTGTGAGAATTCCAGTCCAGATCCAAAATTTACACAATTTGTTCAATCCAAAACACTGCAAGTTTTTCTCCCAACTAGAAGAATTGGTACTAGAGGGCATTACCATGTTGGAGGATCTCCCAAATCTTGGACAACTTCCATCTCTCAAGTCTCTTGACATTCGGAGTTTGACGGGAGTAAAGATGATAGGCGATAAATTCTTTGCTGCAATAGAAGGAGGTAGTTGTTTTCCTAAATTACATACTCTCCGTTTCAATAACATGTCTGCATGGGAAGAGTTCTATTGTTCCGACGATAGAAATCTATTTCCTTGTTTGGATCTTTTGAATATTTCAAATTGCCAAAAGCTGCTGATGTTACCTCGCCTTCCTCCTTCAATAACATGCCTGCAATTAAATGACGTTGGGCTGGAAGATTGTCCAAGATTCTGGAAAGCAATTGATGAAGGTAGCAGCATAACTAATTCTGCATCTGTTACAGAGTTGTCCATTCAGGAATGTCCAAACTTGAAAATTCTAgaagaagggttgctagcacaccATCTACAGCAGATTTATATACATAAATGTGAACAATTGTCGTCGGTGCCAGTCAAAAGGTTGAAAGAACTCACCTCTTTATGGTCATTGTCAATAACAGAGTGCCCGAAGCTCACGAGCATGACACAAGATGAGTGCATTGATTTCCAACTCCCGCCATTAATTACAGAACTATGTTTGTCTGATTGTGGAAATATTTCCATATCACTGCCTGGCTGCCTGCATAACCTGTCCTCGTTGACTGTCTTGATTATAGGCAAATGTTCAGATCTAGTTTCTTTACCAATACAACCATTGTTTAATTTGAATCGTTTAATAATCGAGAATTGCAATGAGTTGAGATCAGTAGGAGGACTTCTAATAAAATCCCTCATGGACTTGGAGATTACAGGATGTCCCATGCTTCAACTTTCTCAAAGAGAGGCACAAACAGAGAAATTGTTATTGCGGAAGTTAGTGATTGATGACACAGCGTTTATGCAACAATCTCCCATAAAAAATTCACTATCATCTGTAGAAATTCTTAGCATCTCATCCTCTTGTGAAGCGGTGATGTTTGAGGGGGAAGATCAGGAGTCATTGCAAAGCTTGACGTCTCTCTATCAATTAAGTTTCTCTGATTGCAAGAATCTACAATTCCTGCCAACAAAGTTGTACACCCTTACGTCCCTTCAGGTTTTGCGGATACTTAATTGCCCACAAATTCAGTCTTTGCCAGAGAAGGGGTTACCTCCTGCCCTCATAAATCTAGTCTTTCGTGATTGTCATCTGGCACTGGAGCAGCAGTTGTTAGTACACTTGGAGGAGATTAAGAAGTCTGGTCGTTGCCGTGGAATAACTTACGGGTAG